A part of Melospiza georgiana isolate bMelGeo1 chromosome 16, bMelGeo1.pri, whole genome shotgun sequence genomic DNA contains:
- the POLR3K gene encoding DNA-directed RNA polymerase III subunit RPC10: MLLFCPACGNVLVAEEGPRCHRFACTTCPYVRNVTRKVTSRKYPRLKEVDDVLGGAAAWENVDSTAEPCPKCEHPRAYFMQIQTRSADEPMTTFYKCCNPQCGHRWRD, from the exons ATGCTGCTCTTCTGCCCGGCCTGCGGGAACGTGCTGGTGGCCGAGGAGGGGCCGCGCTGCCACCGCTTCGCCTGCACCACCTGTCCCTACGTGCGCAATGTCACGCGGAAG GTGACGAGCAGGAAGTACCCGCGGCTGAAGGAGGTGGACGATGTGCTGGGCGGCGCCGCGGCCTGGGAGAACGTGGACTCCACGGCAG AGCCGTGCCCCAAGTGCGAGCACCCCCGCGCCTACTTCATGCAGATCCAGACGCGCTCGGCCGACGAGCCCATGACCACCTTCTACAAGTGCTGCAACCCGCAGTGCGGGCACCGCTGGAGGGACTGA